The following coding sequences lie in one Gemmatimonadota bacterium genomic window:
- the sufB gene encoding Fe-S cluster assembly protein SufB translates to MPENELVEGLQLDEYKYHFITEDEPLFRSDRGLNEKVVREISAQKGEPEWMLEFRLKALEIYNSKPMPAWGADLSNLEAVLDQIYFYVRPQERMERSWDDVPQSIKDTFEKLGIPEAERNILAGVGAQYESEMVYHSLKEEWTKQGVIFDSIEDGLKNHPELFRKYFATVVPPADNKFAAMNSAVWSGGSFVYIPKGVQLETPLQAYFRVNQEQMGQFERTLIIVEEGARAHYIEGCTAPVYSTDSFHSGVIEIVVMPGAHFRYTTIQNWSNNMYNLVTQRALVHEHGTMEWLDGNLGSKVTMKYPSCYLVGEGAHGSILSIAYAGNGQHQDTGGKIIHAAPHTTSSIVSKSISKGTGRSSYRGLCKVYEGATGTKANVECDALLINDTSRTDTYPYIEIEEKDANVGHEATVSKIGDEQLFYLTSRGIPEDEAMALIVRGFIEPIAKQLPLEYAVELNRLIELEMEGSVG, encoded by the coding sequence ATGCCTGAGAATGAGCTGGTCGAGGGACTGCAACTCGACGAATACAAGTACCACTTCATCACCGAGGACGAACCGCTCTTCCGGTCCGATCGTGGGCTGAACGAGAAGGTGGTCCGGGAGATCTCGGCGCAGAAGGGCGAACCCGAGTGGATGCTCGAGTTCCGACTCAAGGCGCTGGAGATCTACAATTCCAAGCCGATGCCGGCTTGGGGTGCGGACCTGTCCAATCTCGAAGCGGTCCTCGATCAGATCTACTTCTATGTGCGGCCGCAGGAGAGGATGGAGCGCTCCTGGGACGACGTGCCCCAGTCCATCAAGGACACGTTCGAGAAGCTGGGGATTCCCGAGGCGGAGCGGAACATCCTGGCCGGGGTGGGCGCCCAGTACGAATCCGAGATGGTCTACCACTCGCTGAAGGAGGAGTGGACCAAGCAGGGCGTCATCTTCGACTCCATCGAGGACGGCCTCAAGAACCATCCAGAGCTGTTCCGGAAGTACTTCGCCACGGTGGTGCCGCCGGCCGACAACAAGTTCGCGGCCATGAACTCGGCGGTGTGGTCGGGAGGCTCGTTCGTCTACATCCCCAAAGGCGTCCAGCTGGAGACGCCGCTGCAGGCCTACTTCCGGGTCAATCAGGAGCAGATGGGGCAGTTCGAGCGCACGCTGATCATCGTGGAAGAAGGTGCGCGCGCGCACTACATCGAAGGGTGCACCGCGCCCGTCTACTCGACGGACTCGTTCCACTCGGGCGTGATCGAGATCGTGGTGATGCCGGGGGCCCACTTCCGCTACACCACCATCCAGAACTGGTCCAACAACATGTACAACCTCGTGACCCAGCGGGCGCTGGTGCACGAGCACGGGACCATGGAGTGGCTGGACGGCAACCTGGGCTCCAAGGTCACCATGAAGTACCCGTCCTGCTACCTGGTCGGTGAGGGAGCGCACGGCTCCATCCTCTCCATCGCCTATGCGGGGAACGGTCAGCACCAGGATACGGGTGGCAAGATCATCCACGCCGCGCCGCACACCACGTCTTCGATCGTCTCCAAGTCGATCTCGAAGGGCACCGGGCGCTCGTCCTACCGGGGGCTCTGCAAGGTCTACGAGGGCGCTACCGGGACCAAGGCGAACGTGGAGTGCGACGCGCTGCTCATCAACGACACCTCGCGCACGGACACCTATCCGTACATCGAGATCGAAGAGAAGGACGCCAACGTCGGGCACGAAGCCACGGTGTCCAAGATCGGCGACGAGCAGCTGTTCTATCTGACCAGCCGCGGCATTCCCGAAGACGAAGCCATGGCGCTGATCGTGCGCGGGTTCATCGAGCCCATCGCCAAGCAGCTGCCCTTGGAGTACGCAGTCGAGCTCAATCGCCTGATCGAGCTCGAGATGGAAGGATCGGTGGGTTGA
- a CDS encoding TolC family protein — MRKRSQVVVVLALGAGLGHTHAGAAQEPQVLTLDQAIALALEVAPGMLDARSGRAQAGSTLLTSRGSWLPSLSLGGTYANSSNERFDQATGQLVSQNFSAQAQAGLTLFAGGRRFAQNRSAGAGVAAADADLIAERFQTILTTTQAYYDAAAAGELVKAAEQRLARAEQQLSFAQTRLEVGTATRSDALRAELERGNAQLAVLEANAGWRGAALQLGRRVGIEGEVRPAEAALPDRAPALPSAESLVAEALASSPIVLAAEATLRSRQADHLASYTGYLPSAQLAGGYDWFAFNFPPKERSWNLRLTVSLPVLNGFQREAALQRTEAAERAARGRAEDARIAARADVETAVLTIEAAEQRVRIADRSVELAQEDLRVQEERYQIGAATILDLQTSQVTLADAEISRVLARQALGTSVARLEAILGKRIGAR, encoded by the coding sequence GTGAGGAAACGTTCGCAGGTCGTGGTCGTGCTGGCTCTCGGCGCCGGTCTGGGGCACACTCACGCAGGGGCTGCCCAGGAGCCGCAGGTACTGACGCTGGACCAGGCCATCGCGCTCGCGCTCGAGGTCGCTCCCGGGATGCTGGACGCCCGGTCGGGTCGCGCGCAGGCGGGGTCCACCCTCCTCACTTCGCGGGGGTCCTGGCTTCCCTCGCTCTCCCTCGGCGGGACCTACGCCAACTCCAGCAATGAGCGCTTCGACCAGGCCACCGGCCAACTGGTTTCCCAGAACTTCAGCGCACAGGCCCAGGCCGGACTGACGCTCTTCGCGGGGGGCCGGCGTTTCGCTCAGAACCGCTCCGCGGGCGCCGGTGTCGCCGCAGCCGACGCCGATCTCATTGCCGAGCGGTTCCAGACGATCCTCACCACCACCCAGGCCTACTACGATGCGGCCGCCGCTGGCGAGCTGGTCAAGGCGGCCGAGCAGCGGCTGGCGCGCGCCGAGCAGCAGCTCTCCTTCGCCCAGACCCGTCTGGAGGTGGGCACAGCCACTCGCTCGGACGCTCTGCGGGCTGAGCTGGAGCGGGGCAACGCCCAGCTCGCGGTTCTGGAGGCGAACGCCGGCTGGCGCGGCGCCGCGCTACAGCTGGGTCGCCGGGTCGGCATCGAAGGGGAGGTCCGACCGGCGGAAGCGGCACTTCCCGATCGTGCCCCGGCCTTGCCCAGCGCCGAGTCGTTGGTGGCGGAAGCGCTCGCTTCCTCTCCCATCGTCCTCGCGGCCGAAGCCACACTCCGCAGTCGCCAAGCCGATCATCTGGCCAGCTACACCGGCTATCTGCCGAGTGCGCAGCTCGCCGGTGGCTACGACTGGTTCGCGTTCAACTTCCCGCCCAAGGAGCGGAGCTGGAATCTCCGCCTCACCGTCTCCCTGCCGGTGCTGAACGGCTTCCAACGGGAAGCGGCTCTGCAGCGCACCGAGGCTGCCGAGCGAGCAGCGCGCGGCCGCGCCGAGGACGCGCGCATCGCCGCACGTGCGGACGTGGAGACGGCGGTGCTCACCATCGAAGCCGCCGAGCAGAGGGTGCGGATCGCCGACCGCTCGGTCGAGCTGGCACAGGAAGACCTCCGCGTGCAGGAGGAGCGTTATCAGATCGGCGCGGCCACCATCCTGGACCTGCAGACGTCGCAGGTGACGCTGGCGGATGCGGAGATCAGCCGGGTGCTGGCTCGGCAAGCCCTGGGAACTTCGGTGGCCCGTCTCGAGGCCATTCTCGGAAAACGGATCGGAGCGCGATGA
- a CDS encoding prepilin-type N-terminal cleavage/methylation domain-containing protein gives MRQALSHKGFTLIELLVVMAIIGTLASIVVPKLQGARLQAQIAAAIADVRVLSIEVAEYAGQNDGLYPTSLADIGRGGFLDPWGQPYEYQAIAGTKVPGGGGGGGGGGGGGGGGGGGGGGPNCSPRKNRFLVPLNSDFDLFSVGPDGKCVGPLTGGASHDDIVRGNDGGFIGLGKNF, from the coding sequence GTGCGGCAAGCGCTTTCGCATAAAGGCTTTACGCTGATCGAGCTCCTGGTGGTGATGGCCATCATCGGGACGCTCGCATCCATCGTGGTGCCCAAGCTCCAGGGGGCCCGCCTGCAGGCGCAAATTGCCGCAGCCATCGCAGACGTCCGGGTCCTGAGCATCGAGGTGGCCGAGTACGCCGGGCAAAACGACGGGCTCTACCCCACCTCCCTGGCCGACATCGGACGGGGTGGCTTCCTGGATCCTTGGGGTCAGCCCTACGAATACCAGGCCATCGCGGGCACGAAGGTCCCGGGTGGTGGAGGAGGCGGTGGCGGTGGTGGTGGTGGTGGAGGGGGCGGTGGTGGCGGTGGTGGCGGTCCGAACTGTTCGCCTCGCAAGAACCGCTTCCTGGTTCCGCTGAACTCCGACTTCGATCTGTTTTCCGTGGGTCCCGACGGAAAGTGCGTTGGGCCGCTCACCGGCGGCGCCAGTCACGACGACATCGTGCGCGGCAACGACGGCGGTTTCATCGGCCTCGGCAAGAACTTCTGA
- a CDS encoding non-heme iron oxygenase ferredoxin subunit, translating to MSWVRVADPGACPAGSLLAVEAEGERIVVANVDGVLYALEDQCSHAEFALSQGELEGSELECTLHGARFDVCTGRATRLPAVRPVRSFEVEEREDGIYVHTE from the coding sequence GTGAGCTGGGTGCGGGTCGCCGACCCCGGGGCTTGCCCCGCGGGTTCGCTGTTGGCCGTGGAGGCCGAGGGCGAGCGCATCGTAGTGGCCAATGTGGACGGTGTGCTCTACGCGCTGGAGGACCAGTGCTCGCACGCTGAGTTCGCGTTGTCGCAGGGTGAGCTGGAAGGGTCCGAGCTCGAGTGTACCTTGCACGGCGCGCGCTTCGACGTGTGCACGGGGCGGGCGACGCGCCTGCCGGCCGTGCGGCCCGTCCGCTCCTTCGAGGTCGAGGAGCGGGAGGATGGGATCTACGTCCACACGGAGTAG
- a CDS encoding patatin-like phospholipase family protein → MPPRQAENVCFGAFPWGWRRGSRQRHLGPMTPRTSPPSPASSGAPQPLPGPLWVVLGGGGVRGVAHVGAWEAVREAGLEVAGIIGTSIGALIGAAVAGGMEWRQLVRLGLSLKKEDIVRLNRGVIWVNGIREESVFHGEALRAYAERVLPHGTWDDLKLPLQVNAVDLASGTTEWFGTGARTDASVQEACYASAALPVLFPPARIGERIYVDGGTVDALPIERARELGAGTILAIDVGAGPEADAEKTVSDGLIAIHERVFAIMSGGRRREQVARWEGPRLIYVRPSVDAYSAFAFDQVKFFLEEGYRATRTALEGVLGPR, encoded by the coding sequence ATGCCTCCACGTCAAGCTGAAAACGTTTGTTTTGGGGCATTTCCGTGGGGTTGGCGAAGGGGGTCCCGCCAGCGTCATCTTGGGCCGATGACACCTCGCACATCCCCTCCGTCGCCAGCTTCGTCCGGCGCCCCCCAGCCGCTCCCCGGGCCCCTGTGGGTGGTGCTGGGGGGTGGGGGTGTCCGCGGCGTCGCTCACGTCGGCGCCTGGGAGGCGGTGCGCGAGGCCGGTCTCGAGGTGGCCGGCATCATCGGCACCAGCATCGGAGCCCTGATCGGGGCGGCGGTGGCCGGCGGGATGGAGTGGCGGCAGTTGGTGCGTCTGGGGCTGTCCCTCAAGAAGGAGGACATCGTCCGGCTGAACCGCGGCGTGATCTGGGTGAACGGCATTCGGGAGGAGTCGGTCTTCCACGGAGAGGCGCTGCGAGCCTACGCCGAGCGAGTGCTCCCTCACGGCACCTGGGACGACCTCAAGCTGCCGCTCCAGGTCAACGCGGTGGACCTGGCCAGCGGCACCACGGAGTGGTTCGGCACGGGTGCGCGCACCGACGCCTCGGTGCAGGAGGCCTGCTACGCCTCGGCAGCCCTTCCGGTACTCTTTCCCCCCGCCCGCATCGGCGAGCGCATCTACGTGGACGGGGGGACGGTCGACGCGCTGCCCATCGAGCGGGCCCGCGAGCTCGGGGCGGGCACCATCCTCGCCATCGATGTGGGAGCGGGACCGGAGGCGGATGCGGAGAAGACCGTGTCCGACGGTCTGATCGCCATCCACGAACGCGTCTTCGCCATCATGTCCGGGGGGCGGCGGCGCGAGCAGGTGGCCCGATGGGAGGGGCCGCGGCTCATCTACGTACGTCCGTCGGTGGACGCCTACTCGGCCTTCGCCTTCGACCAGGTGAAGTTCTTCCTGGAGGAGGGGTACCGGGCCACGCGCACCGCGCTGGAGGGGGTGTTGGGCCCTCGCTGA
- a CDS encoding cysteine desulfurase translates to MADVSARLQPLAPKADFPILAQSIHGQPLAYLDNAATTQKPIAVLDAIEHFYRHDNANVHRGLYELSRRATEVYEGARATVAAWIGARDPAEVIWTRGTTEALNLVAHAWGLDQLRPGDELLLSEMEHHSNLVPWQLLARRTGAVLRFLRIAEDGTLDLGALDTLISERTRLVAVAHVSNALGTVHPVRRIADAAHAVGALVVVDGAQGAPHLPVDVSALGADFYALSGHKMLGPTGIGALWGRRELLQAMAPYQGGGDMIETVELEGSTWAALPNKFEAGTPHVAGAVGLAAAIRYLDALGRDAILAHERELLAYALDALSTVPGIRTFGPPELERRSGVVSFQMEGVHPHDVATVLDTRGVAIRAGHHCAQPLMRHLGVPATNRASFYVYNSPADVDRLVEGLGEARRIFG, encoded by the coding sequence ATGGCCGACGTGAGCGCGCGCCTGCAGCCGCTGGCCCCCAAGGCGGACTTCCCCATCCTCGCGCAGTCCATCCACGGACAGCCCCTCGCCTACCTCGACAACGCGGCCACCACCCAGAAGCCCATCGCGGTGCTGGACGCCATCGAGCACTTCTACCGCCACGACAACGCCAACGTCCATCGCGGCCTCTACGAGCTTTCGCGGCGCGCCACGGAGGTCTATGAGGGTGCCCGCGCCACGGTGGCTGCTTGGATCGGAGCCCGTGACCCGGCGGAGGTGATCTGGACGCGGGGCACCACCGAAGCCCTCAACCTGGTGGCGCACGCCTGGGGCTTGGATCAGCTCCGGCCCGGGGACGAGCTCCTGCTCTCCGAGATGGAGCACCACTCCAACCTCGTGCCCTGGCAGTTGCTGGCCCGTCGCACCGGCGCCGTACTCCGCTTCCTGCGCATCGCGGAGGACGGCACCTTGGACCTGGGCGCCCTGGACACACTCATCAGCGAACGCACCCGTCTGGTGGCGGTGGCGCACGTGTCCAACGCGCTGGGCACCGTCCACCCGGTCCGTCGCATCGCAGACGCCGCGCACGCCGTGGGAGCCCTGGTGGTCGTGGACGGCGCCCAGGGAGCGCCCCACCTGCCGGTGGACGTATCCGCGCTCGGAGCCGACTTCTACGCGCTGTCCGGCCACAAGATGCTGGGGCCCACGGGCATCGGCGCGCTCTGGGGTCGCCGGGAGCTGCTGCAGGCCATGGCTCCCTACCAGGGTGGCGGCGACATGATCGAGACGGTGGAGCTGGAAGGCAGCACCTGGGCCGCCCTCCCCAACAAGTTCGAAGCGGGCACCCCCCACGTGGCCGGCGCGGTAGGGCTGGCCGCGGCGATCCGCTATCTGGACGCGCTCGGGCGGGACGCCATCCTGGCGCACGAGCGGGAGCTGCTCGCCTACGCCCTGGACGCGCTTTCCACCGTGCCGGGGATCCGGACGTTCGGCCCCCCCGAGCTGGAGCGGCGCTCGGGCGTGGTCTCCTTCCAGATGGAGGGCGTCCACCCTCACGACGTTGCCACCGTCCTCGACACCCGAGGCGTGGCCATTCGCGCCGGACACCACTGCGCCCAGCCTTTGATGCGCCACCTGGGTGTCCCGGCTACGAACCGTGCCTCGTTCTATGTGTACAACTCGCCCGCCGACGTCGACCGGCTGGTCGAAGGGCTCGGCGAGGCGCGACGCATCTTCGGGTAG
- the sufC gene encoding Fe-S cluster assembly ATPase SufC, with the protein MSDTPILKISGLEAKVAEEDLDILRGVDLEIRPGEIHAIMGPNGSGKSTLAKVLMGHPGYEATAGTVLYQGQDLLELEPDERARAGIFLAFQYPVDIPGVSIANFLRAAQQARLPEGEELDLFDFQDELIAAMELLEMDTSFAERSVNDGFSGGEKKRNEILQMAMLKPTLALMDETDSGLDIDALKIVAAGVNALKKERPEMAVLLITHYQRLLNYIKPDIVHVMVKGQIVRSGGPEVALELESEGYAEYREPVGA; encoded by the coding sequence ATGTCCGACACGCCCATCCTGAAGATCTCCGGACTCGAAGCCAAGGTGGCTGAAGAGGACCTCGACATCCTGCGAGGTGTGGACCTCGAGATCCGCCCCGGAGAGATCCACGCCATCATGGGGCCCAACGGCTCCGGCAAGAGCACGTTGGCCAAAGTGCTCATGGGTCATCCCGGATACGAGGCCACCGCGGGTACGGTGCTCTACCAGGGGCAGGATCTCCTGGAGCTGGAGCCCGATGAGCGCGCCCGCGCCGGCATCTTCCTGGCCTTCCAGTATCCGGTCGACATCCCGGGCGTCTCCATCGCGAATTTCTTGCGCGCGGCCCAGCAGGCACGGCTGCCCGAAGGAGAGGAGTTGGATCTCTTCGACTTCCAGGACGAGTTGATCGCTGCGATGGAGCTACTCGAGATGGACACGTCGTTCGCCGAGCGCTCCGTCAACGACGGATTCAGCGGCGGTGAGAAGAAGCGGAACGAGATCCTGCAGATGGCCATGCTCAAGCCCACGCTGGCGCTCATGGACGAGACCGATTCCGGACTCGACATCGACGCCCTCAAGATCGTGGCGGCCGGGGTCAACGCGCTCAAGAAGGAGCGCCCCGAGATGGCCGTGCTGTTGATCACGCACTACCAACGGCTCCTCAACTACATCAAGCCCGACATCGTGCACGTCATGGTGAAGGGTCAGATCGTGCGCTCGGGCGGGCCCGAGGTGGCGCTGGAGCTGGAGTCCGAGGGATACGCCGAGTATCGCGAGCCGGTCGGCGCCTGA
- a CDS encoding efflux RND transporter periplasmic adaptor subunit, with the protein MIGLAMRGGRALALAVVLASLACGGGGEEPPAAPQRGGGGRPGGGPRGPGGPTPVEVVPVETGSIAQSVSVAGVVEPIRTVGVNSLLSGAILSIHAEEGAVVQEGAVMARLDDRELQAQLAAAEAAFQVAEAAFQRSERLRERQVITLPEYERDRTAYSAARAQLDQVKTRVGYATVRAPIRGVVTEKRVEAGDIVAPQTRLFTLADLSTIVVRVGVSELDVVELAVGDSVDVALDAFANRELRGRIRRIFPTADPATRLVPVEVALEGEAARLARPGFLARTTFALQAHDGVLLVPASAIVGGSGSAAVFVVEDGHAVRRTVTTGLNSMGRVEVVEGLRSGERVVTAGNNQLRDGAEVRVQTPGGAGGGEVGGEPGDSSRRSGT; encoded by the coding sequence ATGATCGGGCTTGCAATGAGGGGCGGACGCGCGTTGGCGCTGGCGGTGGTCCTGGCGTCGCTGGCCTGTGGTGGGGGCGGCGAGGAGCCACCCGCCGCGCCGCAGCGAGGGGGGGGAGGACGCCCCGGGGGCGGGCCGCGGGGGCCAGGGGGGCCGACGCCCGTAGAGGTCGTGCCCGTGGAGACGGGGTCCATCGCCCAATCGGTGAGCGTCGCCGGTGTGGTGGAGCCGATCCGCACGGTGGGAGTCAACAGCCTTCTCAGCGGTGCCATCCTGTCGATCCATGCCGAGGAGGGCGCGGTGGTGCAGGAAGGCGCCGTGATGGCGCGCTTGGACGACCGCGAGCTCCAGGCGCAGCTGGCCGCGGCGGAAGCCGCCTTCCAGGTGGCCGAAGCCGCATTCCAGCGGTCCGAACGTCTGCGGGAACGACAGGTCATCACGCTGCCCGAGTACGAGCGCGACCGCACGGCCTATTCCGCGGCGCGCGCCCAATTGGATCAGGTGAAGACCCGCGTGGGCTACGCCACGGTGCGTGCTCCCATCCGGGGGGTGGTGACCGAGAAGCGCGTCGAAGCCGGAGACATCGTGGCGCCGCAAACGCGGCTGTTCACGTTGGCCGATCTGTCCACGATCGTCGTCCGCGTCGGGGTCTCGGAGCTCGACGTGGTCGAGCTGGCGGTCGGTGACTCGGTGGACGTGGCGCTGGACGCGTTTGCGAATCGGGAATTGCGGGGGCGGATCCGGCGCATCTTCCCGACAGCAGATCCCGCGACCCGTCTGGTTCCCGTGGAGGTGGCTCTGGAGGGAGAAGCTGCGCGCCTGGCGCGACCGGGCTTCCTGGCGCGAACCACCTTCGCGCTGCAGGCACATGACGGCGTTCTGTTGGTACCCGCCTCCGCCATCGTCGGGGGCAGCGGCTCGGCCGCCGTGTTCGTGGTCGAGGACGGGCACGCCGTGCGCCGTACGGTAACCACCGGCCTGAACTCCATGGGCCGGGTCGAGGTCGTCGAGGGCCTGCGCTCCGGCGAGCGCGTGGTCACGGCCGGGAACAACCAGCTCCGCGACGGGGCGGAGGTGCGCGTGCAAACACCCGGTGGTGCGGGGGGCGGTGAGGTCGGTGGGGAGCCGGGCGACTCCAGCCGGAGAAGCGGGACATGA
- a CDS encoding SUF system NifU family Fe-S cluster assembly protein: MDRTEPQLTSLFQELILDHYRKPRNKGELPESSVEIHMRNPSCGDDVHLRLRLVDGVIADARFTGEGCSISQASVSMMTALLKGKPVQEALDLAARFTEMMHGSAEAAKDRSLGDLRALAGVSKFPVRVKCALLGFDALQEAIKQNEEKG, encoded by the coding sequence GTGGACCGGACCGAACCCCAGCTCACATCGCTCTTCCAGGAACTCATCCTGGATCACTACCGAAAGCCCCGGAACAAAGGGGAGCTTCCGGAATCGAGCGTCGAGATCCACATGCGGAATCCCAGCTGCGGGGACGACGTGCATCTGCGCCTCCGTCTGGTGGACGGGGTCATCGCGGACGCGCGCTTCACCGGGGAGGGCTGTTCCATCTCGCAGGCGTCCGTGTCGATGATGACGGCCCTGCTGAAGGGCAAGCCGGTACAGGAGGCCCTGGACCTGGCCGCCCGCTTCACCGAGATGATGCACGGCAGCGCGGAGGCCGCCAAGGACCGGAGCCTGGGCGACCTGCGGGCCCTGGCCGGCGTGAGCAAGTTCCCGGTGCGCGTAAAATGCGCCCTGCTGGGCTTCGACGCCCTGCAGGAAGCCATCAAACAGAATGAGGAGAAGGGCTGA
- the sufD gene encoding Fe-S cluster assembly protein SufD: MTSVTTMAPEGVTAALNRDAAEARAQGAPEWLRQRRLEAWETYESLPFPTTTLEHWRYTDVKRVLKIQDLSLGEGPRALAPEAFPAGLREAMDADRSAAGHAVEVDGCLVHVDLDPELQARGVLLLSLREAAHTHAELIQSHLEQAVPASEGKFQALNAALWQDGVLLYLPANVQLDLPVRVTRWASEAGTAYFTRTLLIAERGSRASFVDEILSPDFERQTFHSSAVEMFAEDGAQVQYVSLQRMGTGAFHLSQQRTVARRDSTLDTLNVQLGASVARLDLNARLLGPGANSDMLGLYFGDGRQHFDMCTSQDHVAPNATSDLLYKGALDGKARSVFRGIIKVHERAQRTDAYQTNRNLLLSDHARADSLPNLEIEADDVKCSHGATVGQLDAEALFYLMSRGLQRERAERLVVLGFLGEVLSRLPLGGVVDKVTKVIESKLGRA; the protein is encoded by the coding sequence ATGACGAGCGTGACGACGATGGCCCCCGAGGGGGTGACGGCAGCACTGAACCGGGACGCGGCCGAGGCGCGGGCCCAGGGGGCGCCCGAGTGGCTGCGGCAGCGGCGCCTGGAGGCATGGGAGACCTACGAGTCGCTGCCCTTCCCCACCACCACGCTCGAGCATTGGCGCTACACCGACGTGAAGCGCGTGCTGAAGATCCAGGACCTGTCCCTGGGCGAGGGACCTCGGGCTTTGGCCCCCGAGGCCTTTCCGGCCGGGCTGCGCGAGGCCATGGACGCGGACCGCAGCGCCGCCGGCCACGCGGTCGAGGTGGACGGGTGCCTGGTGCACGTGGATCTGGATCCGGAGCTCCAAGCCCGCGGCGTGCTGTTGCTGTCGCTGCGCGAGGCGGCGCACACCCACGCGGAACTGATCCAGAGTCACTTGGAGCAGGCCGTGCCCGCCTCGGAGGGCAAGTTCCAGGCGTTGAACGCGGCCCTCTGGCAGGACGGCGTGCTTCTGTACTTGCCCGCCAACGTGCAGCTGGACCTGCCGGTGCGGGTGACGCGTTGGGCGTCGGAGGCGGGCACGGCGTATTTCACGCGCACGCTGCTCATCGCTGAACGCGGGAGCCGCGCCTCTTTCGTCGACGAGATCCTCTCGCCGGACTTCGAGCGCCAGACGTTCCATTCCTCGGCGGTCGAGATGTTCGCCGAGGATGGCGCCCAGGTGCAGTACGTCTCCCTGCAGCGCATGGGGACGGGCGCCTTCCATCTGTCGCAGCAGCGCACGGTGGCCAGGCGCGACTCCACGTTGGACACGCTGAACGTGCAGCTGGGTGCTTCGGTGGCCCGCCTGGATCTGAACGCGCGCCTGCTCGGACCGGGTGCCAACAGCGATATGCTGGGGCTGTACTTCGGAGACGGGCGCCAGCACTTCGACATGTGCACCAGCCAGGATCACGTGGCCCCCAACGCCACCTCCGACCTGCTGTACAAGGGCGCGCTCGATGGCAAGGCCCGCTCGGTCTTCCGGGGCATCATCAAGGTGCACGAGCGTGCCCAGCGGACGGATGCCTACCAGACCAATCGCAATCTGCTCTTGTCCGACCATGCGCGTGCGGACTCGCTCCCCAACCTCGAGATCGAGGCGGACGACGTGAAGTGCTCGCACGGCGCTACCGTGGGGCAGCTCGACGCGGAGGCGCTGTTCTACCTGATGAGCCGCGGGTTGCAGCGCGAGCGGGCCGAGCGTCTGGTGGTGCTGGGATTCCTGGGGGAGGTGCTGAGTCGACTGCCCCTGGGCGGCGTGGTGGACAAGGTCACCAAGGTCATCGAGTCCAAGCTGGGCCGGGCGTGA